A single window of Liolophura sinensis isolate JHLJ2023 chromosome 6, CUHK_Ljap_v2, whole genome shotgun sequence DNA harbors:
- the LOC135468922 gene encoding homeobox protein MOX-2-like, whose product MSLSGSVSDSEDSGATIQYAPIHKLAMVRLEPPRNPDRPFTSFSIKDILGHHRSHTKTSFRSSLLSHVPASLLSAVCHRSTTNGSSQNSRGFSSRRLYRSHRLHRSCPRSNHSTSQNEQRQSNHPLGQNVAKIVRPWDNDQKGDIISTSSSDIEVEDEDDNEEEIHVDEEPLPLDKSVSPLDALMEMATKTFDGLDGSDSSDDKKRDPATMFGKNQPPKKRRKSRTAFTNQQIYELEKRFLYQKYLTPADRDEIAMNLGLTNAQVITWFQNRRAKLKRDLEEMKNDVNAAKRLNLQAGDKCSEEHAQDLREAEAMLASKYNIKDSCRSSIEPFTRAIQNDPENYKLQKHPTKGNERNN is encoded by the exons ATGTCGTTGTCAGGCAGCGTGTCTGATTCCGAGGACAGTGGGGCCACGATTCAGTACGCACCTATCCACAAGTTAGCCATGGTTCGCTTAGAACCACCGAGGAACCCTGACAGACCCTTCACTTCTTTCAGCATTAAGGACATTCTCGGGCATCATCGCAGTCACACGAAAACCTCTTTCCGATCCAGCCTGTTATCTCACGTACCGGCGTCTCTGCTAAGCGCAGTGTGCCACCGGTCAACCACGAACGGTAGCAGCCAAAACTCCAGAGGTTTCAGTAGTCGTCGGCTTTATCGAAGTCATCGTCTCCATCGCTCATGTCCCAGGTCAAATCATAGCACAAGTCAAAACGAGCAAAGACAAAGTAACCACCCGCTAGGGCAAAATGTGGCAAAGATTGTTCGACCATGGGACAACGATCAGAAGGGGGACATTATTAGTACATCGTCGTCAGACATAGAAGTGGAGGATGAGGATGACAACGAGGAAGAAATCCACGTGGACGAGGAACCTTTACCTTTGGACAAGTCCGTTTCTCCGTTGGACGCCCTGATGGAAATGGCGACGAAAACCTTCGATGGTTTGGACGGTTCAGACTCTTCAG aTGATAAGAAAAGGGATCCAGCAACCATGTTTGGGAAAAATCAGCCACCAAAGAAGAGACGAAAATCACGAACAGCTTTCACGAACCAGCAGATTTATGAACTGGAAAAAAGGTTTctatatcaaaaatatttaactccGGCCGACAGGGACGAAATTGCCATGAATTTAGGTCTAACAAACGCCCAAGTAATCACGTGGTTTCAAAACAGACGAGCAAAGCTGAAACGTGACTTAGAGGAAATGAAGAACGACGTGAACGCCGCTAAAAGACTGAATCTACAGGCAGGCGACAAATGTTCCGAAGAGCATGCGCAAGACTTGAGGGAAGCGGAAGCTATGTTAGCCTCAAAATACAATATCAAAGACAGTTGTAGAAGTAGCATAGAACCGTTTACTCGTGCTATACAAAATGATCCGGAAAATTACAAACTTCAAAAACACCCAACGAAGGGGAACGAAAGAAACAATTAA